One window from the genome of Myripristis murdjan chromosome 6, fMyrMur1.1, whole genome shotgun sequence encodes:
- the LOC115360825 gene encoding LOW QUALITY PROTEIN: alpha-1,3-mannosyl-glycoprotein 4-beta-N-acetylglucosaminyltransferase C-like (The sequence of the model RefSeq protein was modified relative to this genomic sequence to represent the inferred CDS: deleted 1 base in 1 codon), translated as MRLMWKSVDKMRCFRKRSMFPFLGFLITFLLFFNLYMDDRYVLEAEKRQLGETLIHPANSERYVHTFRDISNFSGTINVTYRYLAGIPLPRKKYLTIGLSSVKRKKGNYLLETIKSIFDQSSYEELKEIVVVVHLADFDLAWCENLVQDITRKFAHHIIAGRLLVIHAPEEYYPSLDGLKRNYNDPEDRVRFRSKQNVDYAFLLNFCTNLSHFYMMLEDDVRCSRNFLTALKKVITSREGSYWVMLEFSKLGYIGKLYHSRDLPRLAHFLLMFYQEMPCDWLLIHFRGLLAQKDVIRFKPSLFQHMGYYSSYKGAENKLKDDDFEEDSIDIPDNPPASLYTNINVFENYDATKAYSSVDEYFWGKPPSTGDFFIIVFNKSTKISKIKIATGSDDRQNDILHHGALEVGQKLVETKQGRQCTSFITLGEFKGGNIEVNNVDHKIGFDIECVRIVVTASQSEWLIIRTISLWTTQPVSQ; from the exons ATGAGGCTGATGTGGAAGTCCGTGGACAAGATGAGGTGTTTCCGGAAACGTTCCATGTTTCCTTTCCTTGGCTTCCTCATtaccttcctcctcttcttcaacCTGTACATGGACGACAGATATGTGCTG GAGGCTGAAAAAAGACAACTAGGAGAGACACTGATACATCCCGCAAACTCTGAAAGATACGTCCACACATTCAGAGATATCTCCAATTTCTCCGGTACCATTAATGTGACGTATCGCTAC CTCGCTGGAATCCCTTTGCCACGCAAAA AGTATCTCACCATTGGGTTGTCATCtgtcaaaaggaaaaaagggaatTACCTCCTGGAGACCATCAAATCTATCTTCGATCAGTCCAGCTACGAGGAACTGAAAGAGATTGTGGTCGTGGTCCACCTGGCAGACTTTGACCTGGCTTGGTGTGAGAACCTGGTGCAGGACATCACCAGGAAGTTTGCTCATCACATCATAGCCGGACGCCTGCTGGTGATCCACGCTCCAGAGGAGTACTATCCATCTCTGGACGGCCTGAAAAGGAACTACAACGACCCAGAGGACAGGGTCCGTTTCCGCTCCAAGCAGAACGTGGACTACGCTTTCCTCCTCAATTTCTGCACCAACCTCTCACATTTCTACATGATGCTAGAAGATGACGTGCGCTGCTCGAGGAATTTCCTGACAGCGCTGAAGAAGGTGATCACCTCCAGAGAAGGGTCCTACTGGGTGATGCTGGAGTTCTCCAAGCTGGGCTACATCGGGAAGCTGTACCACTCCAGAGACCTGCCGCGCCTGGCTCATTTCCTCCTCATGTTCTACCAGGAAATGCCCTGCGACTGGCTCCTCATTCACTTCAGAGGTCTGCTGGCCCAGAAGGACGTGATCCGCTTCAAGCCCTCGCTCTTCCAGCACATGGGCTACTACTCCTCATACAAAGGAGCCGAGAACAAGCTAAAGGACGACGACTTCGAGGAAGACTCCATCGACATTCCCGACAACCCTCCTGCCAGCCTTTACACAAACATCAACGTGTTTGAAAACTATGACGCCACCAAGGCCTATAGCAGCGTAGATGAATATTTCTGGGGGAAGCCTCCTTCCACAGGAGATTTCTTCATCATCGTCTTTAATAAATCAActaaaatcagtaaaatcaaGATTGCGACAGGTTCTGATGACCGGCAGAATGACATTCTTCACCACGGAGCTCTGGAAGTGGGGCAAAAGTTGGTGGAAACTAAGCAGGGAAGGCAATGTACTTCCTTTATCACATTAGGAGAGTTTAAAGGTGGCAACATTGAGGTTAACAATGTGGACCACAAGATCGGCTTTGACATTGAGTGTGTACGAATAGTAGTTACTGCCAGTCAGAGTGAATGGCTTATCATAAGAACTATCAGTTTATGGACTACACAGCCAGTGAGTCAATGA